The region AGGGGGTGGAGTGAATGGACCCCTCTCATAGGAACAGGCCTCATTAATCCCTTTGAACatctcccacctccacccccacctccaggaAGTGACTTGGCTGAGAAACCAGGTGTGATTACGGTAATTAGGCAAACAGGGCCTGCTTTGGGTTCTCCAAGTATCCAGCTTGCAAGCCTTTGATCCctacccccaacccccacccccagatgGCTGCTGTGACCTCATCCTCACAGGCCCTGACCCCTCACTTCTTTTGGATCTCATTCCAACCCCAGGCCTTTCTTTGCAGAAAGTGAGGGGGGTCTTGCCATCACTCCACTAGGGCTCCCCTGCCCTGACTCCTTTCCCAGAAACAGCCCTTCTCAAGCTTCTTCTGTGATCCCAAGGCATCTGGGGTGCAACTGGACACCCTGGGCAGGGCTTGCTGATCTGGGTTCAAGGTCTGCCTCTATGGGCCTTTGGGAAAGTTAACAGCTAGAAGCTTCactttcttatctgtgaaatgggaataataacagcaAAATCTACTCCACAAGGTTGTGCCAGGAGGCATGAATGAGGGAGTGAGTGCTCAAGAAATGTtggccttgggggtgggggttggggccTCTACAACTATTTGGTATGGACTCTTTTATCTTGCAAAGAAGGCTACTATTTACCAAACGTCTATTCTGTGCCAGGCATCGTGCTAAAAGCCTTGCCTGAGCTGTCTCATTCAATCTGCACACAATTTTATAAGTAGAAATGACAATGAttgttcccatttcacagatgaggaaactgaggctcagagaggttaacaTTCTCATATTCTCACACCTAGGAAGCGGCGATGTTGATTAACTTTTGAGTGTGTTAACTGCGACACTAAAATAATCCATAAACAAGGTAGAAGTGACCACCAAGGGCCTTTCTGGTGAGAACAAACAGACAGGCCCAGTGGCCCGACATTGCCTTCCTGGGGCCCAGACCCACCTTTCTGAGGGATGGTGAGTTtgcagggcagggccagggccaTGATGGAATGCTGGCACACAAAGGCAGAGAGGCTCCCTGAAGGGAAATGGGTAGGTCTGTGTGAGTAGGCTTCCCGAGTACACCCTCACAGCCTCTGCTGTCCCCTCCCTGCAGGGGGAGGCCTGGAGTCTGGGAAGGTCCCCTGAGGGCCTGGAGGCTGAAAAGGCTTACCAAAGTAGGGCTCTTCATCTGCTCCTTTGAGGTGCACTCCTTTGGCGGAAGACTCGATGAGGAAGTGCCGGATAAGGTCACTGCTGTCCTCACCTGGACAGAAAAAGAATGAGTGACTGCAGATGGGAGCTTCAGAGCCCCTCGCCAGCTAAACATTAACCAGCTCGTTCCCTGAGACACCTGCTAGGGCGCATCTGAAGTTTTTTTTGTCCATCCGCTGACTCTGGGTGGAACTGCAGGGAGGAATCCTATTTTCCAGGCCTCCCACAGGGGAGGTGTCAAGACATTCGTTCAGAGGCTTTAGAAAACCTTTCCCTCAGTCCAGAGTTATCAGGGATGGTTCTTAGTTACTGTTTGGTAGATCAAAACATTCAGCCTGGttttcccctccctttgcccaccaCAGCCCAGGAGCTATTATTCTGCACCAGATCACTGAAGGAGCTGAGTGGGCCCTGGGAGGGCAGACACGCCCTTCTGATGAAGCTTCCTCCTTGATTTGGGCACATTGCCTCTCTAGATGCTTCCTTGACCATTATCACCCACCCCAGAGGCCACTTTCTTATTTCCACAGGAAGGCCTGAAGAAGATAAGGTTGGGGTTTCCAGCCCAGCTTTATCACTTAATTGCTCTGGAGTCATTAACTGACTCTTGGGGTCTCAGTTACCTCATCCATTAAATGTGAGGTGTGATCCTGGGGTTTAGGTGAGGGACTGCGACCTAGCTACCTTGCCCTGTAATTATCTGTTTCCATCTATCTGGTCAGTGAGGTGGTACTGGGCTATGATTCCTCTGTATCCCTGGTGTGAGGACACAGTGCCCAGTATGTGGTGGATGCCCCATAAACGTGTGCTGAGTTACCAGATGAGCAGGGGAGATCCCGGGAAAGTGCGTGATAAGCTATTACACGTGTGATAAGCTAGTGCACATGCGATAAGCTAGCACACAAGTGTTACTACACATTAGGTTCCCTGGAGATAAATCCCATCTGACCCAGAAGACAGCAGCCTTAGAGAGGGTTGGaagcttcctctttctcttcccaccATGAGGGTAGAGCATGGAATTTGGGGCacttggggaggcagaggcaactCAGGCTTGCCTCAGTGCTGGAGAGCATCTGAGGGGGTGCTGAGGTAAACCCTCCTGCCAGGAGTCCTTATGAGACTGGCCTGAGGTCACCCTGAGAGCTAGTGTCAGAGCTGGGACTAGAACCCACCACATCCTTCAGCCCCAGTGAGGTCTTGAGCGAATACAGAAACGGATGCCTACCTGATTGGTTCTGAGCAGATGCGGGGGCCTCCTGCACCTTCAAGGCTAGGCCAAAGGAGCCTCGGTATGAAGAACTGTCCCTTATGACAAAAGCCCCTGGCTCTTCCTTCCTCAGCAGCTCAATTGCTGAAACAATCCTTGAGTCAGAGACGGATACTACCCACCTGGATACCTTCTGTCCCCAGCACCCTAAGGCCTTCACGGAGCAGACATGACTGCCTAATCTCTGCCATTCTCACAGTAGTTAGTTTCTATTTCTTCACGAGGTCAGCAGGACACTCCCCCTTCCCTGGACCTGCTATTTGCCATTCCTCCTTTACCATGACCTAGGCCTCCGTCTGCCTGATGTGAGGTGCAGGACCGGGACTGATTCCAGGGTCACCTGCTCTTCCCTTTACCTTGCTCTCGGGTGATGCTTGGCTTAAACCAGTATTTAGATGTGTCCATCACGAACTTCATAGTGGGCTGCATGTCCCTGGTGGGacctggagacagagagagaaggggggcCCTATAGGCTGGATAGAGGGGAGTTGAGTCCCATTCCATCACCAGCTGGGACCCACCCCCATTGTGTCCTCAAACTGCCTACAAGGCGACCCTGGGGGGTGTGAAGGATTCACAGGGCTTGGCCCATCTAGGACTTAGAAGTGCCTGTGTATCATTGGTAATGAATAATGAGCAAATGGATAAAACCTCAGTTTGATGAGAAACAGTTTTTCAGATCTACTGTTGCCTAGTGGGgactgaaataaaggaaaaataaggaatTCTCAGATGCGTCATGTTTGATTTCATATCCTCCCCCACTTCCCTGTTAATAATCCTAATAGTTCCTTAGGGGTCTATTCAgcttggaaaagaaaatggaaaaaaaggtgAAGGAGAGGAAACAGCAGATCTGGGCAGAAGAATAAGCCCTCAGAATTGAGAGCCTGGGTTCTTGACTCTGATTTGGGACAACTGAAGCCCAGAGGGGACCAACCAGACTAAACAGCCCCTGAGGCTCTTTAATGCTCCCATAGCTtatgaaatgaattttattttgagaatattttgCAGAATTTGACAAGATCCCAGGGTATGATTAGAGCTGTCCTAGAGGGCATCACCAAAGCAAGATGGGAACATTATTGGGCTAAGTAAATGGGCTCTTTGAGATGCCAAAGTGCCCATTTTCTTGGGTCCCTAAGGCGGAGAGCAGTGTTTTTTAATTTCGAAATCTTGAAATGAAGGGTTGTGACCAGTTATATTCAAATAACTTCTAACAAAACACTAAAATCTGCAAATGATTTGTCCTGGGAAAGCAATCACAGCAGACTCAAAAGCATACCTGACATGCCATTTTCTCCTGCTTGCAATTGGCATGGCTCTGTGAGTGGGAGTGAGCTTTTCACACCCCCAGCGTCGCCTTGGTGCCTGAGTGAGGGCTGAGAGTTGGCCACTGGAGGGGGAGCACAGACAGTGTTGGCAGGGGGCTCTGCTCATGGGAGATGCCCACCCAAAGGGTGCCAAGGCTTAGCTTCTGTGTTTATTGCTGTGGGCCCTggttgattttgttctttttggacGCCTATAGCCGCAGACTCCAGGAAGGAGGGTGTTTGCTCTTTTGTGGTTTTCAGCTGTCTGAACTGGAATGCATTGTCTCCATTACCCCGTCCACCCCCTCTGCGTTCTCGTCATTCACCTACGTCAGAGATGGGACTGActcgccctctctctctctccgtggGTCAGTCATCAAGGCTGCTGCTTCCACAGCCCTACGGGGTTGCCTGGCTCTGtcctctctcctccaccctcACTGCCCCACCCTGGCTCAGGCCTCTGCAATCCATCTGCCTGCAGCTGCCAGAGTGGCCCATTGAGCCTCCTGCCCCCGGCCCCAGTTCTCCCCTGTTTGAGATTCTCTGATGGTCCCTGGGTGCCTAAAGGGTAAACAGCtactttattaattaatttatttatttttggagaaagtctcaccctgttgttctggctagagtgcactggtatcatcatagctcacaagcaatctcaaactcccgactagctgggactatagatagatgcctgccaccacgcacagctaatttttttatttttagtagagacagagtctcacacctATTCAAGTTGGTCTTAAATTTctggcttcaagagatcctcctgccttgacctcccagggtgctgggattataggagtgaaccacATTCCTGACCGACATCCACTTTTTAACTTGGCGTTCAAGGCCTTTCACAATCTGACTCCAGCCTCTCAGTGACCTAACACTATACCCAACATTTCAGGCATTTCCAAAACATGCCATGGTCTTCTCCTCTGACCATGAACTTCTGTTCTGCTTTCCAGATTCAGCTTGGATGTTGCTCCCTCTGTTCTCCAGACTGAAAGAACACTCTCTCCTCTGTGGCTCCATGAGACTCAGAACATCTTTCTACCTCTGTGTTTACCTTACTCGATAGTGATGCTTGACTTTTGTCTCTTTCTAGACTGTTCCCCATGTGTCTTCATTACCTGGGTAAGTGCCGGGCACACAGTAAATGTGTTGACTGGCTGTGGCAGACACCCGTGGTACTTTGTCTTTTCTCCCAGCCAAACCTTATAATGTTTGAGGTACTGGTTTACAACATACCCTCTGGGCACACAGTGAAGGGGGCATCTGGCGGGGTCTGGTTGTGGCGTCTGGTGGCTGGACAGGGGTTGCTGGGAGAAGCAGCTCCAGGTAGGTTGGAGCCCTGGTGTCTTGGGGTCCGCTGGGGTGGGGAAGACCCTGGATCTGGGCAGCCATTGATCAGCACAATAGGTATGTCCACCATGGAGTTGTTGATCGATGGGGGACAGCTGCTGGCATGCTCTTTGGCCAGTGGTGAAGAGTGGGGTGCTCTGGGCTGGCCCATGTTCTggttgaggttgctgggagcctgGAAGTCACTGGGTCTTGTACACAGGGACGCTGAGCCAAGGCTGTGGAGGCTGGAGGAAGAGCTGGCCGGACTTTCCAAGGATCTAGAAGATGACTGATGGCTGGAGATGCTGGAGTGGAGGAGAGACTGGTTGCTGTAGGGGCAGAGAGCACCATATAGGGTGTTAGGATGTGGGAGTGACACTCAGGAACCAGAGTAGGCTCTGGGTCTAATAATCTAATAATCTGCCCATGGCTTTGGCCAAATAGAGGTCTACATACTCCACCGTTCCATAGCCCATAGCAAAGGGCAGGCCCACGTGATCCTCAAAGGATAGAGAAACGTCTCTGGATGGTAGGGTCTTTGGTTATGTATAGTAGCCAATGGGCTGAACCCTGCCGGCCTGTGGACACGGGCTGGCTCTGATTCTCTCTGCCTTCTAAGCCAGGCAGGTCTTGACAGAGCTTCCACACCAGGCCCCCACTCTCCTTTACTTCCCCATCACTTTGAAGGACTCTGCAGATGGGCTGGACCTCGTCTAGACCATGCCCAAGGCTGATGCAGAGGGAATCCCCCAgccagagaaggagaaggaggccAGCTCCAAGTCTAGCCAGACTTCCCCTGAGTGCAGAGGCCCATGCCAATGGGCACAGCTGTGGAATCCCCGGTCTCTTTGCCAGGGACTGCCTTGGCCAGTGGCTTTGGAGGTGGTGTGGGAGACAGAGGTCCTGTGGTTTGGTCTTCTTGGGgcaggatatgtgtgtgtgtgtgtgtgtgtgtgtgtgtgtgcatgcgcacACACACGAGCATGCACAGTTCTATCGTGAGACTTACAGAGAACTGAGCTAGGACAGTTGTAAATAATGCGTCGGCAGGTTAGCCTCCTTTTTTTTCAGCAACAAAGAAGGAACCTTTTCATTCCTAAATGGTACACTTCAGGCTTCCAAATTCTATTTATGCCTTTGTGTTTTAGGGTTTAAAAAAACCCTCccttggctgggtgcggtggctcatgcctgtaatcctagcactctggaaggccaagggtgcatggattgcttgagctcacgagtttgagaccagcctgagcaagagcaagatccctatctttactagaaatagaaaaattagccaggcatagtggcaggtgcctgtagtcccagctattcaggaggctgaggcaggaggatcacttgagccctggagtctgaggttgctgtgagtgaggctgatgtcatcacaccctacccagggtgatagagtgaggctctggctcgaaaacaaaacaaagcaaagcaaaaaaaaccaaaacaaaaaaaccctccctTGAGATGCGTTGAATGAGGATGGAAGTGATATAGGTGAACCTCATTAATGCAATAGCTCTTTCCCCAAAAGGTAGATAACAAATATAAGTcaagatttttatatattaaattatattctaaGCTTGAAGACAGCCTGAGATCTGAATGGCTGTGGTGGCATAAAAGATGATATTCACTCTTTCAGCTTTGGTACATGCGCAGATTTTGATAAGACTGAGCAGGAAGCTGctctgtgtgtacgtgtgtggaggctgagtcagaagcTGTGGAACCTACCTTCCAAACATGTAGCTGATGTCAGATGCTGGGCTAGCTGACAGCACAGAGACCTGGCTGCCCCGCTGTGGGGCCTGGTCCCCTAGCCCCTTCTCTAGGCCTGAAGGAGACACTAACAGAGAGCTCAGGCCATGGGGGCCTGAGGCCTTGCTCCCCATGCAAGGGATGGAGATGCTGTGGGAGTGTGGAGAGTGGGGGGAGGAGTCcctggaaggaggaagggggcgCTGGTGCCCCCTGCCCTGGCTCCCAGAGAAGATGAGGCTCTCACTGCTGCTTCGGGTCTCTCGGGGGACATCTCTGGAAGAAAGGAGGCCATCACTGCGTGGAGAGCCAAAGGGTGGGGTGGCAGATGGGCTGCAGCAGCGCTGGGGGCCATCGTAGCACCGTGATCTGGTGGAGGTCACCTCGATGTACTTTATATCTTTGGAGAGAGAAGCAGAGCATTGGTGAGAGCAAAGAGCCTAGACCATAGAATGGAAATGGTGGAAGGGTCCTTAAGACTACCTGGTTctcaaatgcaatcagtgtaacctggcttattgtaccctcaatgaatccccaacaataaaaaaaaaaaaaatggaaaaaaggaaataaacaaataaagcaaatgaacgaagaagaaagaaaacaacacattgtaccccacatatgcataaatgtattcatgatctatgtgtatacgacttaataaaaataaataaatgaataaataaataaataaaaaagacaaagagaaaaagaaaagactatctGGTTCTCTCCCTTTtactcagatgaggaaactgaggcccagatagGAGAAACTCTTCAGAAACTCTTCAACTGCCCCTTCAGGGCCCAGGTCCAAAGTCACCCTTTCTTGTGATGTATTCCCTTGGGTAGGGAGATGC is a window of Nycticebus coucang isolate mNycCou1 chromosome 18, mNycCou1.pri, whole genome shotgun sequence DNA encoding:
- the TNS4 gene encoding tensin-4 isoform X1; this translates as MSQVMSSPLLAGGHSVSLAPCEEPRRILHPAPSPSLLPQCSYYTMEGWGAQALGAPTPCKGPPNRLQQATQAEANANCLLQSPGEQASGTLEDLDSYIDFSLETLNQMILELDPTFQLLPAGAGSPQAKSSQSTTSRRKKEEPEALDIKYIEVTSTRSRCYDGPQRCCSPSATPPFGSPRSDGLLSSRDVPRETRSSSESLIFSGSQGRGHQRPLPPSRDSSPHSPHSHSISIPCMGSKASGPHGLSSLLVSPSGLEKGLGDQAPQRGSQVSVLSASPASDISYMFGSNQSLLHSSISSHQSSSRSLESPASSSSSLHSLGSASLCTRPSDFQAPSNLNQNMGQPRAPHSSPLAKEHASSCPPSINNSMVDIPIVLINGCPDPGSSPPQRTPRHQGSNLPGAASPSNPCPATRRHNQTPPDAPFTVCPEVANSQPSLRHQGDAGGVKSSLPLTEPCQLQAGENGMSGPTRDMQPTMKFVMDTSKYWFKPSITREQAIELLRKEEPGAFVIRDSSSYRGSFGLALKVQEAPASAQNQSGEDSSDLIRHFLIESSAKGVHLKGADEEPYFGSLSAFVCQHSIMALALPCKLTIPQKELGGAAGASAPSTDSPASCLKKSAGCHALYLSSVSIETLTGALAVQKAISTTFERDVLPTPTVVHFKVTEQGITLTDVQRKVFFRRHYPLTTLRFCGMDPEQRKWQKYCKPSWTTFLPLCQENRRVGFPCVLRPKEKFWKLDIQDWVPSWLGSGEDWLPDSCLLTVCPCGLSPVCMPRERDRQKYPPLSLLLKPSGLPS
- the TNS4 gene encoding tensin-4 isoform X2, encoding MSQVMSSPLLAGGHSVSLAPCEEPRRILHPAPSPSLLPQCSYYTMEGWGAQALGAPTPCKGPPNRLQQATQAEANANCLLQSPGEQASGTLEDLDSYIDFSLETLNQMILELDPTFQLLPAGAGSPQAKSSQSTTSRRKKEEPEALDIKYIEVTSTRSRCYDGPQRCCSPSATPPFGSPRSDGLLSSRDVPRETRSSSESLIFSGSQGRGHQRPLPPSRDSSPHSPHSHSISIPCMGSKASGPHGLSSLLVSPSGLEKGLGDQAPQRGSQVSVLSASPASDISYMFGSNQSLLHSSISSHQSSSRSLESPASSSSSLHSLGSASLCTRPSDFQAPSNLNQNMGQPRAPHSSPLAKEHASSCPPSINNSMVDIPIVLINGCPDPGSSPPQRTPRHQGSNLPGAASPSNPCPATRRHNQTPPDAPFTVCPEGPTRDMQPTMKFVMDTSKYWFKPSITREQAIELLRKEEPGAFVIRDSSSYRGSFGLALKVQEAPASAQNQSGEDSSDLIRHFLIESSAKGVHLKGADEEPYFGSLSAFVCQHSIMALALPCKLTIPQKELGGAAGASAPSTDSPASCLKKSAGCHALYLSSVSIETLTGALAVQKAISTTFERDVLPTPTVVHFKVTEQGITLTDVQRKVFFRRHYPLTTLRFCGMDPEQRKWQKYCKPSWTTFLPLCQENRRVGFPCVLRPKEKFWKLDIQDWVPSWLGSGEDWLPDSCLLTVCPCGLSPVCMPRERDRQKYPPLSLLLKPSGLPS
- the TNS4 gene encoding tensin-4 isoform X3; translation: MSQVMSSPLLAGGHSVSLAPCEEPRRILHPAPSPSLLPQCSYYTMEGWGAQALGAPTPCKGPPNRLQQATQAEANANCLLQSPGEQASGTLEDLDSYIDFSLETLNQMILELDPTFQLLPAGAGSPQAKSSQSTTSRRKKEEPEALDIKYIEVTSTRSRCYDGPQRCCSPSATPPFGSPRSDGLLSSRDVPRETRSSSESLIFSGSQGRGHQRPLPPSRDSSPHSPHSHSISIPCMGSKASGPHGLSSLLVSPSGLEKGLGDQAPQRGSQVSVLSASPASDISYMFGSNQSLLHSSISSHQSSSRSLESPASSSSSLHSLGSASLCTRPSDFQAPSNLNQNMGQPRAPHSSPLAKEHASSCPPSINNSMVDIPIVLINGCPDPGSSPPQRTPRHQGSNLPGAASPSNPCPATRRHNQTPPDAPFTVCPEVANSQPSLRHQGDAGGVKSSLPLTEPCQLQAGENGMSGPTRDMQPTMKFVMDTSKYWFKPSITREQAIELLRKEEPGAFVIRDSSSYRGSFGLALKVQEAPASAQNQSGEDSSDLIRHFLIESSAKGVHLKGADEEPYFGSLSAFVCQHSIMALALPCKLTIPQKELGGAAGASAPSTDSPASCLKKSAGCHALYLSSVSIETLTGALAVQKAISTTFERDVLPTPTVVHFKVTEQGITLTDVQRKVFFRRHYPLTTLRFCGMDPEQRKWQKYCKPSWIFGFVAKSQMEPQENVCHLFAEYDTVQPASQVISLVAALLQDTERM
- the TNS4 gene encoding tensin-4 isoform X6, whose translation is MSQVMSSPLLAGGHSVSLAPCEEPRRILHPAPSPSLLPQCSYYTMEGWGAQALGAPTPCKGPPNRLQQATQAEANANCLLQSPGEQASGTLEDLDSYIDFSLETLNQMILELDPTFQLLPAGAGSPQAKSSQSTTSRRKKEEPEALDIKYIEVTSTRSRCYDGPQRCCSPSATPPFGSPRSDGLLSSRDVPRETRSSSESLIFSGSQGRGHQRPLPPSRDSSPHSPHSHSISIPCMGSKASGPHGLSSLLVSPSGLEKGLGDQAPQRGSQVSVLSASPASDISYMFGSNQSLLHSSISSHQSSSRSLESPASSSSSLHSLGSASLCTRPSDFQAPSNLNQNMGQPRAPHSSPLAKEHASSCPPSINNSMVDIPIVLINGCPDPGSSPPQRTPRHQGSNLPGAASPSNPCPATRRHNQTPPDAPFTVCPEGPTRDMQPTMKFVMDTSKYWFKPSITREQAIELLRKEEPGAFVIRDSSSYRGSFGLALKVQEAPASAQNQSGEDSSDLIRHFLIESSAKGVHLKGADEEPYFGSLSAFVCQHSIMALALPCKLTIPQKELGGAAGASAPSTDSPASCLKKSAGCHALYLSSVSIETLTGALAVQKAISTTFERDVLPTPTVVHFKVTEQGITLTDVQRKVFFRRHYPLTTLRFCGMDPEQRKWQKYCKPSWIFGFVAKSQMEPQENVCHLFAEYDTVQPASQVISLVAALLQDTERM
- the TNS4 gene encoding tensin-4 isoform X5, which encodes MSQVMSSPLLAGGHSVSLAPCEEPRRILHPAPSPSLLPQCSYYTMEGWGAQALGAPTPCKGPPNRLQQATQAEANANCLLQSPGEQASGTLEDLDSYIDFSLETLNQMILELDPTFQLLPAGAGSPQAKSSQSTTSRRKKEEPEALDIKYIEVTSTRSRCYDGPQRCCSPSATPPFGSPRSDGLLSSRDVPRETRSSSESLIFSGSQGRGHQRPLPPSRDSSPHSPHSHSISIPCMGSKASGPHGLSSLLVSPSGLEKGLGDQAPQRGSQVSVLSASPASDISYMFGSNQSLLHSSISSHQSSSRSLESPASSSSSLHSLGSASLCTRPSDFQAPSNLNQNMGQPRAPHSSPLAKEHASSCPPSINNSMVDIPIVLINGCPDPGSSPPQRTPRHQGSNLPGAASPSNPCPATRRHNQTPPDAPFTVCPEVANSQPSLRHQGDAGGVKSSLPLTEPCQLQAGENGMSGPTRDMQPTMKFVMDTSKYWFKPSITREQAIELLRKEEPGAFVIRDSSSYRGSFGLALKVQEAPASAQNQSGEDSSDLIRHFLIESSAKGVHLKGADEEPYFGSLSAFVCQHSIMALALPCKLTIPQKELGGAAGASAPSTDSPASCLKKSAGCHALYLSSVSIETLTGALAVQKAISTTFERDVLPTPTVVHFKVTEQGITLTDVQRKVFFRRHYPLTTLRFCGMDPEQRKWQKYCKPSWTTFLPLCQENRRVGFPCVLRPKEKVCSLHVPLLGSKV
- the TNS4 gene encoding tensin-4 isoform X7, whose amino-acid sequence is MSQVMSSPLLAGGHSVSLAPCEEPRRILHPAPSPSLLPQCSYYTMEGWGAQALGAPTPCKGPPNRLQQATQAEANANCLLQSPGEQASGTLEDLDSYIDFSLETLNQMILELDPTFQLLPAGAGSPQAKSSQSTTSRRKKEEPEALDIKYIEVTSTRSRCYDGPQRCCSPSATPPFGSPRSDGLLSSRDVPRETRSSSESLIFSGSQGRGHQRPLPPSRDSSPHSPHSHSISIPCMGSKASGPHGLSSLLVSPSGLEKGLGDQAPQRGSQVSVLSASPASDISYMFGSNQSLLHSSISSHQSSSRSLESPASSSSSLHSLGSASLCTRPSDFQAPSNLNQNMGQPRAPHSSPLAKEHASSCPPSINNSMVDIPIVLINGCPDPGSSPPQRTPRHQGSNLPGAASPSNPCPATRRHNQTPPDAPFTVCPEVANSQPSLRHQGDAGGVKSSLPLTEPCQLQAGENGMSGPTRDMQPTMKFVMDTSKYWFKPSITREQAIELLRKEEPGAFVIRDSSSYRGSFGLALKVQEAPASAQNQSGRHPFLYSLKTSLGLKDVVGSSPSSDTSSQGDLRPVS
- the TNS4 gene encoding tensin-4 isoform X4, coding for MSQVMSSPLLAGGHSVSLAPCEEPRRILHPAPSPSLLPQCSYYTMEGWGAQALGAPTPCKGPPNRLQQATQAEANANCLLQSPGEQASGTLEDLDSYIDFSLETLNQMILELDPTFQLLPAGAGSPQAKSSQSTTSRRKKEEPEALDIKYIEVTSTRSRCYDGPQRCCSPSATPPFGSPRSDGLLSSRDVPRETRSSSESLIFSGSQGRGHQRPLPPSRDSSPHSPHSHSISIPCMGSKASGPHGLSSLLVSPSGLEKGLGDQAPQRGSQVSVLSASPASDISYMFGSNQSLLHSSISSHQSSSRSLESPASSSSSLHSLGSASLCTRPSDFQAPSNLNQNMGQPRAPHSSPLAKEHASSCPPSINNSMVDIPIVLINGCPDPGSSPPQRTPRHQGSNLPGAASPSNPCPATRRHNQTPPDAPFTVCPEVANSQPSLRHQGDAGGVKSSLPLTEPCQLQAGENGMSGPTRDMQPTMKFVMDTSKYWFKPSITREQAIELLRKEEPGAFVIRDSSSYRGSFGLALKVQEAPASAQNQSGEDSSDLIRHFLIESSAKGVHLKGADEEPYFGSLSAFVCQHSIMALALPCKLTIPQKELGGAAGASAPSTDSPASCLKKSAGCHALYLSSVSIETLTGALAVQKAISTTFERDVLPTPTVVHFKVTEQGITLTDVQRKVFFRRHYPLTTLRFCGMDPEQRKWQKYCKPSCNLHPDPWTSVSPTINGTQRTRSPVLLRLWWALEHAPP